One part of the Mycobacterium marinum genome encodes these proteins:
- a CDS encoding HNH endonuclease signature motif containing protein, whose product MHSNGCSDRESVVATLDRLDRAVDALVEVSFEALTTPERLRVLERLEVVARRLPVAQYALLNQLDEQAGEAELGGRLAAVVASRLRITRSEAGRRVAEAADVGPRRALSGQPVGPVLTATAAALRQGVVGEGHVRVIRDFFRRLPAGVDVGTRDRAEAHLAKLATQFRPDQLARLAGRLMDCLNPDGRHSDEDRARRRGLSLGRQGLDGMSRISGWLTPEARAGLEAVWAKLAAPGMCNPEDEAAVVDGPVSPDAADRDSRSVGQRQHDGFNAALRAVLASGELGQHNGLPASIIVSTTLKELEAAAGRGLTGGGTLLPMSDVIRLARHAHHYLAVFDRGEAIGLYHAKRLATPGQRIVLYAKDRGCTRPGCDVAGYQCEVHHVAAWAISGRTDINQLTLACGPDHKLLEQGWRTRKNAHGDTEWLPPPHLDHGQPRTNTYHHPEKLLRDSADDDDEGHGAA is encoded by the coding sequence ATGCATTCGAATGGATGTTCGGATCGGGAATCGGTGGTCGCGACGCTGGACCGGCTCGATCGTGCGGTCGATGCGTTGGTTGAGGTGTCGTTCGAGGCGTTGACGACTCCGGAGCGGTTGCGGGTGTTGGAGCGGTTGGAGGTGGTGGCGCGTCGGTTGCCGGTGGCCCAGTATGCGTTGCTCAACCAGCTTGATGAGCAGGCTGGTGAGGCGGAGTTGGGTGGGCGGCTGGCGGCGGTGGTGGCCAGTCGGTTGCGGATCACCCGCAGCGAGGCGGGCCGGCGGGTGGCTGAGGCTGCCGATGTGGGCCCGCGGCGCGCGTTGAGCGGTCAGCCGGTGGGGCCGGTGTTGACGGCCACGGCCGCGGCTTTGCGGCAGGGGGTCGTGGGGGAGGGGCACGTCCGGGTGATTCGTGACTTCTTTCGGCGGCTACCTGCTGGCGTCGACGTGGGAACCCGGGACAGGGCCGAGGCTCATCTGGCGAAGCTGGCTACCCAGTTTCGTCCTGATCAGTTGGCCAGGTTGGCGGGGCGGTTGATGGATTGCCTCAATCCTGATGGTCGCCATAGCGATGAGGACCGGGCGCGGCGGCGTGGTCTGAGCCTGGGTAGGCAGGGGTTGGACGGGATGTCGCGCATTAGCGGGTGGCTGACCCCGGAGGCGCGCGCTGGGTTGGAGGCGGTGTGGGCCAAGCTGGCCGCACCGGGGATGTGTAACCCCGAGGATGAGGCCGCGGTGGTGGATGGGCCCGTGTCGCCCGACGCCGCTGATCGTGACAGTCGCAGTGTGGGTCAACGTCAACATGACGGGTTTAATGCGGCGTTGCGGGCGGTGTTGGCGTCGGGAGAGCTGGGGCAGCACAACGGGTTGCCGGCGTCGATCATCGTGTCGACCACGCTGAAGGAGTTGGAGGCCGCCGCGGGCAGGGGGCTGACCGGTGGGGGCACGTTGCTGCCGATGTCGGATGTGATCCGGTTGGCTCGTCACGCGCATCACTATCTGGCGGTGTTTGATCGGGGTGAGGCGATCGGGCTCTATCACGCCAAACGGTTGGCTACACCGGGGCAGCGGATCGTTCTTTACGCCAAAGATCGCGGTTGTACCCGCCCGGGCTGTGACGTGGCGGGCTATCAGTGCGAGGTGCATCATGTCGCCGCATGGGCCATCAGCGGGCGCACCGACATCAACCAACTCACCCTGGCCTGCGGCCCGGATCACAAATTGCTCGAGCAAGGCTGGCGCACCCGCAAGAACGCTCACGGCGATACCGAATGGCTCCCACCGCCGCACCTTGACCACGGACAGCCAAGAACCAACACCTACCACCACCCGGAAAAACTGCTCCGCGACAGCGCCGACGATGACGACGAGGGTCACGGGGCGGCGTAA
- a CDS encoding YbhB/YbcL family Raf kinase inhibitor-like protein, with the protein MTSPDPYDALPKLPSFSLTSASITDGQPLATPQVSGIMGAGGEDVSPQLSWSGFPEGTRSFAVTVYDPDAPTLSGFWHWAVANLPADVTELPAGAGDGRELPGGALALVNDAGMRRYIGAAPPAGHGVHRYYVAVHAVDVDKLELSEDASPAFLGFNLFQHAIARAVIHGTYEQT; encoded by the coding sequence ATGACATCGCCAGACCCGTACGACGCGCTACCCAAACTGCCTTCATTCAGCCTGACCTCGGCTTCGATCACCGACGGGCAGCCGCTTGCCACACCACAAGTCAGCGGAATCATGGGAGCGGGCGGGGAGGATGTCAGCCCGCAACTGAGCTGGTCGGGATTCCCCGAAGGGACGCGCAGCTTCGCGGTGACCGTCTATGACCCCGATGCCCCCACCCTGTCCGGGTTCTGGCATTGGGCGGTGGCCAACCTGCCCGCCGACGTCACCGAATTGCCTGCCGGAGCCGGCGACGGCCGCGAACTGCCGGGGGGTGCGCTCGCCTTGGTCAACGACGCGGGCATGCGGCGCTACATCGGCGCCGCGCCGCCAGCCGGGCACGGTGTGCACCGCTACTACGTCGCGGTGCATGCGGTCGACGTCGACAAGCTCGAACTCAGCGAGGACGCCAGCCCTGCCTTCCTGGGATTCAACCTGTTCCAGCACGCAATCGCGCGCGCGGTCATCCACGGGACCTACGAACAGACATAG
- a CDS encoding M20/M25/M40 family metallo-hydrolase, with protein MTQKNGETGTSTDSRDDVAEVVSRLIRFDTTNTGEPETTKGEAECARWVAEQLAEVGYQTEYVESGAPGRGNVFARLRGADSSRGALLIHGHLDVVPAEAADWSVHPFSGAIEDGYVWGRGAVDMKDMVGMMIVVARHFRRAGIVPPRDLVFAFLADEEHGGHFGAHWLVDNRPDLFDGVTEAVGEVGGFSLTVPRRDGGERRLYLVETAEKGILWMRLTAQGRAGHGSMVHDHNAVTTVAEAVARLGRHQFPLVITDTVAQFLHAVSEETGLELDPGSPDLEGTLDKLGPIARMLKAVLRDTANPTMLKAGYKANVIPATAEAVVDCRVLPGRQAAFEAEVDELIGPDVSREWISELASYETSFDGDLVDAMNAAVLSVDPDGRTVPYMLSGGTDAKAFARLGIRCFGFSPLRLPPELDFAALFHGVDERVPIDALRFGTEVLTHFLTHC; from the coding sequence GTGACCCAAAAGAATGGGGAGACCGGGACTTCAACCGACTCGCGCGATGACGTTGCCGAGGTTGTCAGCAGATTGATTCGGTTCGACACCACCAATACCGGCGAACCTGAGACCACCAAGGGCGAGGCGGAGTGCGCCCGCTGGGTAGCCGAACAACTCGCAGAGGTCGGCTACCAGACCGAATACGTTGAATCCGGTGCACCGGGCCGGGGCAACGTGTTCGCTCGTCTTCGGGGCGCGGACAGCTCCCGGGGCGCCTTGCTGATCCACGGCCATCTGGACGTGGTGCCGGCCGAGGCCGCCGATTGGAGCGTGCACCCGTTTTCCGGCGCGATCGAAGACGGTTATGTCTGGGGCCGCGGCGCGGTCGACATGAAGGACATGGTCGGCATGATGATCGTGGTTGCCCGGCATTTCCGCCGAGCCGGGATCGTGCCACCTCGCGACCTGGTTTTTGCCTTCCTCGCCGACGAGGAGCACGGTGGCCACTTCGGTGCGCACTGGCTCGTCGATAACCGCCCAGATCTATTCGACGGTGTCACCGAGGCGGTCGGCGAGGTTGGCGGCTTTTCCCTGACCGTCCCGCGCCGGGACGGGGGTGAACGCCGGCTGTACCTGGTCGAGACCGCCGAAAAGGGAATCCTGTGGATGCGCTTGACGGCCCAGGGGAGGGCGGGCCACGGCTCCATGGTGCACGACCACAACGCAGTCACCACGGTCGCCGAGGCGGTAGCCCGGCTGGGCCGTCACCAGTTTCCGCTCGTGATCACCGACACCGTCGCCCAGTTTCTCCACGCGGTGAGCGAGGAGACCGGGCTCGAACTCGACCCCGGCTCACCGGACCTGGAAGGGACCCTCGACAAACTCGGCCCGATCGCTCGCATGCTCAAGGCGGTGCTGCGCGATACCGCGAATCCGACCATGCTCAAAGCCGGGTACAAGGCGAACGTCATCCCGGCGACGGCGGAGGCGGTGGTGGACTGTCGCGTCCTGCCAGGCCGTCAGGCGGCATTCGAGGCCGAAGTCGACGAACTGATCGGCCCCGATGTGAGCCGGGAGTGGATAAGCGAGTTGGCGTCCTATGAGACCAGCTTTGACGGGGACCTTGTCGATGCCATGAATGCCGCGGTGCTGTCGGTCGATCCCGACGGCCGAACGGTTCCCTACATGCTGTCCGGTGGGACCGATGCGAAAGCCTTCGCTCGCTTGGGTATTCGCTGCTTTGGCTTCAGCCCGCTGCGGTTGCCGCCGGAACTGGATTTCGCCGCGCTGTTCCACGGTGTCGATGAGCGGGTGCCCATCGACGCGCTCAGGTTCGGCACCGAGGTACTGACACACTTCCTGACACACTGCTAG
- a CDS encoding zinc ribbon domain-containing protein — MFVFGHRRGAVLACRRESTVPYALRGLLFCAACGRRMQGAAPVGKRTTRILYGCALGTSRSVPADLSDHPRTGYLREDEVTARLYEWIATLADPEDLACGQDADPEAGTGYAALLRQPASSELKDRAPCLPRRSANWSRSWAGCQPCLVRQPGRNAHRCTRAWDSALTTIPICDKSRRRPT, encoded by the coding sequence ATGTTCGTCTTCGGACACAGGCGCGGCGCGGTCCTGGCCTGCCGCAGAGAATCGACGGTGCCTTATGCGCTGCGTGGGCTGCTGTTCTGCGCGGCGTGTGGACGGCGGATGCAGGGCGCCGCCCCTGTCGGGAAGCGAACGACCCGCATCCTCTACGGCTGTGCACTAGGTACGTCGCGCTCTGTACCTGCAGACCTCAGCGATCACCCGCGCACCGGCTACCTCCGTGAAGACGAGGTGACAGCGCGACTCTACGAATGGATCGCCACCCTGGCCGATCCGGAAGACCTCGCATGCGGGCAGGATGCGGACCCGGAAGCGGGAACTGGGTACGCCGCCTTGCTGCGCCAGCCCGCCTCGAGCGAGCTGAAAGACCGCGCGCCATGTCTGCCGCGCAGATCAGCGAATTGGTCGAGGAGTTGGGCGGGCTGTCAGCCGTGCTTGGTGAGGCAACCGGGGCGGAACGCGCACAGGTGTACGCGAGCCTGGGACTCCGCCTTGACTACGATCCCCATCTGCGACAAATCAAGGCGACGGCCGACCTGA